The nucleotide window CAGGTGCGCCCGGTCGCTGACGCGCTAGACTGGCGACGGACAACCGTGGGGAGTCGCTGGCGATGAACACCGCATCCAAGCCGTTTGCCAGGTCGCTGAACGACCGCATGATCGCGGGCGTCATGGGCGGCATCGCGCATCGCTACGGCTGGAGCTCCACGCTGCTGCGCGTGATCTTCGTGATCATGTCCATCGCCTCGGCGGCGTTCCCCGGCATCCTGGTCTACCTGATCCTCTGGCTGCTGATGCCGAACGAACAGGACTGACCCATGGCGGGGACGGGGCTGTGGGTCGCACGTGCGGTCGGCATCGTGTGGGCCGTGCCCAATACCGCGGTCGGCGTCCTGGCCGGGGTGGCCGGCATGGCGTTCGGCGCGCGCGCGGAATGGAGCCGCCGCGATTTCGCGCTCGTGTTCCACCGCTGGCCC belongs to Pseudoxanthomonas sp. F37 and includes:
- a CDS encoding PspC domain-containing protein, with product MNTASKPFARSLNDRMIAGVMGGIAHRYGWSSTLLRVIFVIMSIASAAFPGILVYLILWLLMPNEQD